From one Sulfitobacter sp. HNIBRBA3233 genomic stretch:
- a CDS encoding L,D-transpeptidase family protein, giving the protein MKTIRFPRRAVLLGGLAAFLSGCASKFRSYGGPEVTRVRLYKGQRSLVLDGVDRVLQTYPVGLGFAPEGHKQFEGDGRTPEGTYIVDKRNPDSTYHLSIGISYPNEADIAFAEAQGRSPGGDIFIHGGPRPGIDPTDVRDWTAGCIAVTDRQIEDIYAMVKDGTPIHIFA; this is encoded by the coding sequence GTGAAAACCATCCGATTTCCCCGCCGCGCCGTCCTGTTGGGCGGGTTGGCAGCGTTCTTGTCCGGCTGTGCCAGCAAGTTCCGCAGCTATGGCGGACCCGAGGTGACCCGTGTTCGGCTCTACAAGGGGCAGCGCTCGCTTGTTCTGGACGGAGTTGATCGCGTATTGCAAACCTATCCGGTCGGACTGGGTTTCGCGCCCGAGGGTCACAAGCAATTCGAGGGAGACGGTCGGACCCCGGAGGGCACCTACATAGTAGATAAGCGCAACCCCGACAGCACCTACCATCTTTCGATTGGCATCTCTTATCCGAATGAGGCCGACATCGCTTTTGCCGAGGCGCAGGGCCGATCCCCCGGGGGCGACATCTTCATCCATGGTGGTCCACGACCCGGCATCGACCCAACGGACGTCCGCGACTGGACAGCTGGCTGCATCGCGGTCACAGATCGGCAGATCGAGGACATCTATGCAATGGTGAAGGACGGAACACCTATCCACATCTTTGCATGA
- a CDS encoding heavy metal translocating P-type ATPase translates to MVGPKIGGAEHLAFDVINGRMTILDSAKSLSDGEIAELVASTGMTAKPWDAENASVDQAAHLARQRLFTALSGGFWAAGFLWHIIETGMGAALGLFAGHGEAPMPLVEAGLFAVAILFGVWLVAPKAWSSARRLSPDMNLLMVVAVAGAIGLGEFFEAATVAFFFSLSLYLESWSVGRARNAVSALLDLAPPTARVLYDDGSEADVPASAVAINARFIVRGGDRIPLDGEVVDGAGAVDQAPITGESALVPKERGDEVYAGTINGEGTLTVRATKAASDTVLAKIIRMVGDAHARRAPVEQWVAKFARIYTPIVMALAVAIALLPPLIFGGAWDYWFYNALVLLVIACPCALVISTPVSIVAALTASARAGVLIKGGAYVEAPGKTTALAMDKTGTITMGEPEVAAVHPLGKASAQDLMTLAAGLEARSSHPLARAILARAEADGINVSAAEDTRTVPGRGLEGRTDGRSIWLGSDRFAEEKGFGDAIPKDLRDRIEGAGSTLVAVGDDTGVTGILELRDRIRPDAKGIVAQLHAQGVKTIVMLTGDNERTARAVAAEVGIDEVRAELLPEDKVTAIEELVETHDMVAMIGDGVNDAPAMARAHYAIAMGAVGSDAAIETADIALMTDDLGKVPWLIGHSRRTMSIIHQNIGISLATKGVFVVATAFGVASMWGAIAADVGVALLVVANALRLLNSQVAKVPPSGGEQVGPQMAKAALAHGH, encoded by the coding sequence GTGGTCGGCCCGAAGATCGGCGGGGCCGAGCATCTCGCGTTCGACGTGATCAATGGGCGGATGACTATTCTCGACAGCGCCAAGAGTTTATCGGACGGCGAAATTGCAGAACTGGTCGCAAGCACCGGCATGACCGCCAAGCCCTGGGATGCCGAAAACGCGTCGGTCGACCAGGCGGCCCATCTTGCACGCCAGCGGCTGTTTACGGCGCTCAGTGGCGGCTTCTGGGCCGCGGGATTTCTGTGGCACATCATCGAGACCGGCATGGGGGCGGCACTCGGCCTCTTCGCAGGGCACGGCGAAGCGCCAATGCCACTGGTCGAGGCAGGGCTATTCGCGGTTGCGATCCTGTTCGGTGTCTGGCTCGTGGCACCCAAGGCATGGTCGTCCGCACGACGGCTGTCGCCCGACATGAACCTGCTGATGGTCGTCGCAGTCGCGGGTGCAATTGGCCTCGGCGAATTTTTCGAAGCGGCAACGGTCGCGTTCTTCTTCTCGCTCTCGCTTTATCTCGAAAGCTGGAGCGTCGGGCGTGCGAGGAATGCGGTTTCAGCTCTGCTCGACCTGGCGCCGCCGACGGCAAGAGTTCTTTATGATGACGGATCGGAAGCGGACGTTCCGGCTTCTGCGGTTGCTATCAACGCACGTTTCATCGTGCGCGGCGGAGACCGCATCCCATTGGATGGTGAGGTTGTCGACGGGGCAGGGGCCGTCGATCAGGCGCCAATCACCGGAGAGAGTGCGCTGGTCCCAAAGGAACGGGGCGACGAAGTCTATGCCGGTACGATCAACGGCGAAGGCACACTGACGGTGCGCGCCACGAAGGCCGCCTCGGACACCGTGTTGGCCAAGATCATCCGCATGGTCGGCGACGCCCATGCCCGCCGCGCGCCGGTGGAACAGTGGGTGGCGAAGTTCGCCCGCATCTACACGCCTATCGTCATGGCTCTCGCCGTTGCAATTGCCCTGCTGCCGCCGCTCATTTTCGGTGGGGCCTGGGATTATTGGTTCTACAATGCACTCGTGCTGCTGGTGATCGCCTGCCCGTGTGCTCTGGTCATCTCGACACCGGTCTCCATCGTCGCTGCACTCACCGCCTCAGCGCGGGCCGGGGTGCTGATCAAGGGAGGTGCATATGTTGAGGCACCGGGCAAGACCACTGCACTGGCCATGGACAAGACCGGCACGATCACCATGGGCGAGCCCGAGGTGGCGGCGGTGCATCCGCTGGGCAAAGCATCGGCGCAAGATCTGATGACCCTCGCCGCTGGGCTGGAGGCACGTTCCTCGCATCCCTTGGCGCGCGCCATTCTCGCGCGGGCAGAAGCCGACGGCATCAATGTGTCCGCCGCGGAAGATACCCGAACCGTTCCCGGTAGGGGACTTGAAGGACGCACAGACGGCCGGTCGATCTGGCTAGGGTCCGACCGGTTTGCCGAGGAGAAGGGTTTCGGCGACGCCATTCCGAAGGATTTGCGCGACCGCATCGAAGGGGCTGGCAGCACCCTTGTTGCCGTGGGCGACGACACCGGCGTGACCGGCATCCTGGAATTGCGCGACCGTATCCGCCCCGACGCCAAGGGCATCGTGGCACAGCTCCACGCGCAAGGCGTGAAGACCATCGTCATGTTGACGGGCGACAACGAGCGGACAGCGCGCGCCGTTGCAGCCGAGGTCGGCATCGACGAGGTCCGTGCCGAACTTCTGCCCGAAGACAAGGTGACTGCCATCGAAGAACTGGTCGAAACGCATGACATGGTGGCCATGATCGGCGACGGGGTGAACGACGCCCCCGCCATGGCGCGTGCGCATTACGCCATCGCGATGGGTGCTGTTGGTTCGGACGCGGCAATCGAGACGGCGGATATTGCCCTTATGACCGACGACCTCGGCAAGGTGCCTTGGCTGATCGGTCATTCGCGCCGGACAATGTCGATTATCCATCAGAACATCGGTATTTCCTTGGCGACCAAGGGCGTTTTCGTCGTCGCTACTGCGTTCGGAGTGGCATCGATGTGGGGCGCTATTGCAGCCGACGTAGGAGTGGCATTGCTGGTGGTGGCCAACGCCCTGCGCCTGCTTAACAGCCAAGTGGCCAAGGTGCCGCCGTCCGGCGGTGAACAGGTTGGTCCACAGATGGCAAAGGCCGCGCTGGCCCACGGACATTGA
- a CDS encoding TniB family NTP-binding protein, producing MIHRAHCSRWRDGELRARTTEEDGRIALIQSDIWIGFPRAEQVLDRLQGLIEAPRQTRMPGLLVHGASGIGKTMIARNLSRKYAPEYDPASGITRTPLLLLQAPPAPDERRFYLHILAAVGAPATALSARAQNVASLEVRVIALLRDLGLRMIMIDEVHNLLAGTHREQRRFLNVLRYLSNELEVSLVCLGVSEAVDAIRGDIQLARRLDEHHLPNWRDDAEFSDMIQTLIAAMPLEKKSNLKVKSLKQILALTGGVTSRIFALIKDLSIDAIVTGDECITDDAIAKWTPVWSRHANAYRRLEKSGV from the coding sequence GTGATACATCGCGCCCATTGTTCAAGGTGGAGAGATGGTGAATTGAGGGCAAGGACAACTGAGGAAGACGGTCGGATCGCCCTCATTCAATCGGATATCTGGATCGGCTTTCCGCGGGCGGAACAGGTGTTGGACCGCTTGCAGGGTCTGATCGAAGCGCCACGGCAAACCCGTATGCCTGGGCTTCTTGTGCATGGTGCCTCCGGGATCGGCAAGACGATGATCGCCCGAAACCTGTCGCGCAAATACGCACCAGAATACGATCCGGCGTCAGGCATCACTCGCACACCGCTGCTGCTGTTGCAAGCGCCGCCCGCACCAGACGAACGGCGGTTCTACCTGCACATCTTGGCCGCCGTCGGCGCCCCGGCGACGGCACTGAGCGCCCGCGCTCAAAATGTGGCTTCCCTCGAAGTCCGCGTCATCGCGCTCCTGCGCGACCTTGGCCTTCGGATGATCATGATCGACGAGGTTCACAACCTCTTGGCCGGGACCCACCGCGAACAGCGCCGCTTTCTCAATGTTCTGCGGTATCTTAGCAATGAACTCGAGGTGTCGCTGGTCTGCCTCGGGGTCAGCGAGGCCGTTGATGCCATCCGTGGTGATATCCAGCTTGCCAGGCGGCTGGACGAACATCACCTGCCAAACTGGCGCGACGATGCCGAGTTCTCGGACATGATCCAGACACTCATCGCGGCAATGCCCCTCGAGAAGAAATCCAATCTGAAGGTCAAGTCACTCAAGCAGATACTTGCGCTGACCGGTGGGGTGACCTCGCGCATCTTCGCCCTGATCAAGGATCTTTCCATCGACGCCATTGTCACAGGTGATGAATGCATTACTGATGACGCGATCGCAAAATGGACGCCGGTTTGGTCGCGCCATGCGAACGCCTATCGGCGACTCGAGAAGTCCGGGGTGTGA
- a CDS encoding Mu transposase C-terminal domain-containing protein, producing MDDDGEASVAVGAEESRRAAVLRPLVQAYLNGAGSLESGINDAVWELGVSRATVWRWIKRLAEEGGRTSALAPRKRGRPVGTALISSKVEAVIEEHLRRYFLRRERSSLSRVVTEIRSACWQQGLQPPTRRTVQRRLDAMDAREVAKAREGAKVARQKFAPVTGENKASVPLEIVQIDHTPADIILVDSFERQPIGRPWVTLAIDIATRMVTGYFTSLEAPSRLSVALCLTQAVAPKAELLAELACNIPWPAQGKPQSIHVDNGRDFRSRAFRSACAEWGIDLIYRPPGSPHFGGHIERLIGTMMGAVHLLPGTTQSSIAAKGDYDAEGQATMTLSEFDHWFALEICRYNNSIHSSLGCTPVAKWEALSEQMTGDIPFEMEAFQVSFLPSELRNVRRDGIHLFQIRYWSDALAGHIGRGDGKVVVRYDPRDISMIWVELEDGRYVEARYRNLEIPPVSLWEYREAMRKARALGKSGSNELVLAELIRKQRQIETESRGLTKAERRTRERKVTLEGANSAVSSTEGLRPIDTGDTSRPLFKVERW from the coding sequence GCATATCTCAATGGGGCTGGCAGTCTGGAGAGCGGCATCAATGACGCCGTTTGGGAGCTTGGTGTCAGCAGGGCGACGGTCTGGCGTTGGATAAAGCGGCTGGCGGAAGAGGGTGGGCGCACCAGCGCGCTGGCTCCGCGGAAACGGGGCCGTCCAGTCGGTACGGCCTTGATATCAAGCAAGGTCGAAGCGGTGATCGAAGAGCATCTTCGCCGTTATTTCTTGCGCCGGGAACGATCCAGCCTGTCGCGTGTTGTGACCGAAATCCGCAGCGCGTGCTGGCAGCAGGGCTTGCAACCGCCGACACGGCGGACGGTTCAGCGTCGTCTGGATGCGATGGATGCCCGCGAAGTTGCGAAGGCACGAGAGGGCGCAAAGGTTGCCCGCCAGAAATTTGCGCCAGTCACAGGTGAGAACAAGGCCAGTGTGCCACTGGAGATCGTCCAAATTGATCATACGCCGGCGGACATCATTCTTGTCGACAGCTTTGAACGCCAACCAATTGGGCGGCCTTGGGTCACGCTGGCGATCGACATCGCAACGCGGATGGTAACGGGATATTTCACCTCTCTCGAGGCACCTTCGCGTCTGTCAGTGGCGCTTTGCCTGACACAGGCGGTAGCCCCCAAGGCGGAACTTCTGGCGGAATTGGCGTGCAATATTCCTTGGCCCGCACAAGGCAAACCGCAGAGCATCCATGTCGACAATGGCCGCGATTTCCGGTCGCGGGCCTTTCGGTCGGCATGTGCGGAATGGGGGATCGATCTGATCTATCGGCCGCCGGGAAGTCCTCACTTCGGGGGTCACATCGAGCGGTTGATCGGGACAATGATGGGGGCCGTTCACCTGTTGCCGGGAACAACGCAATCCTCGATCGCGGCCAAGGGCGACTATGACGCCGAAGGCCAGGCCACGATGACCCTGAGCGAATTCGATCATTGGTTTGCTCTCGAAATCTGCCGTTACAACAACAGCATTCATTCAAGCCTTGGCTGTACGCCCGTTGCCAAATGGGAAGCGCTCTCAGAGCAAATGACGGGCGACATCCCCTTCGAGATGGAAGCCTTTCAGGTGAGTTTCCTGCCGAGCGAACTGCGCAATGTCAGGCGTGACGGCATCCATCTGTTCCAGATACGGTACTGGTCCGATGCCCTTGCAGGCCACATTGGACGCGGCGATGGAAAGGTGGTTGTTCGCTACGATCCTCGCGATATCTCAATGATCTGGGTTGAACTGGAAGATGGCCGATATGTTGAGGCGCGGTACAGAAACCTGGAAATTCCGCCCGTCTCGCTCTGGGAATATCGCGAAGCCATGAGGAAGGCTCGGGCCCTTGGCAAGTCCGGGTCCAACGAGCTGGTGCTGGCTGAGCTGATCCGAAAGCAACGCCAAATCGAGACTGAAAGCCGGGGCCTGACGAAGGCCGAACGCAGAACCCGTGAAAGAAAAGTGACATTGGAGGGCGCCAACTCAGCCGTCTCGTCAACCGAAGGGCTGCGCCCGATCGACACTGGTGATACATCGCGCCCATTGTTCAAGGTGGAGAGATGGTGA
- a CDS encoding TniQ family protein produces MKPHPLPKTVAPLPDELLSGWLSRLAAANYCDDAELLAHIKIDTAHGTALDFSVDAATAERIANAARVDPDVVRSLTFPAMTPREASLTAQMPFQHCVQCSREGLSLRHWRRAWAFDCQVCGTRLVQTLGKPREEQISGKLIFRARRGAGMLECAARSRRPKQLRRAMRAVTFAMSLKTFRGDPSFAVQNPRSEVRLFCLAAIAAARSRPLAKAAIVSKSIDDYARVAFLRAFEKEPRLLAAVYHIAQRRAKSAGPMTAASHN; encoded by the coding sequence GTGAAGCCGCACCCGCTGCCGAAAACTGTCGCGCCGCTGCCAGACGAGTTGTTGTCAGGTTGGTTATCTCGGCTGGCGGCGGCCAACTACTGCGATGACGCGGAACTGTTGGCTCATATCAAAATTGATACCGCGCATGGCACCGCCTTGGACTTCAGTGTCGACGCGGCCACGGCGGAGAGGATTGCCAACGCCGCACGAGTCGACCCAGATGTTGTGCGATCGTTGACCTTTCCGGCAATGACCCCACGAGAAGCCTCGCTGACGGCTCAGATGCCATTCCAGCATTGCGTGCAATGCTCCAGAGAGGGTCTTTCGCTCAGGCATTGGAGGCGGGCCTGGGCATTTGACTGCCAAGTTTGCGGGACGAGACTTGTGCAGACCCTTGGCAAACCCCGTGAGGAACAAATATCCGGAAAACTGATATTCCGAGCGCGCCGCGGGGCAGGGATGCTTGAGTGCGCCGCGCGATCGCGCCGCCCCAAGCAACTTCGGCGCGCAATGCGCGCAGTCACCTTTGCCATGTCACTCAAAACCTTCCGCGGGGATCCGTCGTTCGCTGTCCAGAACCCCAGATCGGAAGTTAGGCTGTTCTGCCTCGCCGCAATCGCCGCCGCTCGATCTCGGCCCTTGGCTAAGGCAGCCATCGTCAGCAAAAGCATCGACGACTATGCAAGGGTTGCTTTCTTGCGCGCCTTCGAGAAGGAGCCTCGATTGCTTGCCGCGGTTTATCACATCGCGCAAAGGCGCGCGAAAAGCGCCGGCCCCATGACAGCCGCATCTCACAATTAA